In the Brucella anthropi ATCC 49188 genome, one interval contains:
- a CDS encoding TIGR03862 family flavoprotein, translating into MPEGNIAILGGGPSGLMAAERLSARGYRVTVYEQMPTVGRKFLLAGKSGLNITHSEDFATFAKRFGSSIDRILPALTAFGPTELRAWADELGAETFVGSSGRVFPKAMKASPLLRAWGKRLEDQGVRILTRHRWIGFEGNSLKIENPDGVQTITCDAALFAFGGGSWPKLGSNGLWINEFQRRSIDIAPFQPANCGFDVAWSDFFAERFAGEPVKSVIATSHAGATQGEFVITRGGVEGSLIYAHSAALRDSLQENGKAFLTLDLVPGRTTERLESDIARQDTKLSFGNLLRKAAGLTGVKAALVTEFTRDRSPEALAATIKAISIPLLRPRPLDEAISSAGGIRWHEIDKNYMLPKLPGIFVVGEMIDWEAPTGGYLLTACFAMGRAAADGIDAWLEAGNTFGGK; encoded by the coding sequence ATGCCTGAAGGCAATATTGCCATTCTCGGAGGCGGGCCATCTGGTCTGATGGCCGCCGAAAGACTGTCAGCGCGAGGCTATCGCGTGACGGTCTACGAGCAGATGCCGACAGTTGGCCGCAAGTTCCTGCTTGCCGGAAAGTCAGGGCTGAACATTACGCATTCGGAAGATTTTGCAACTTTCGCGAAACGCTTCGGCTCAAGCATTGACCGTATATTGCCAGCCTTGACGGCTTTCGGCCCGACCGAATTACGTGCCTGGGCGGATGAATTGGGTGCCGAGACATTTGTCGGCTCATCCGGTCGTGTCTTTCCCAAAGCGATGAAAGCGTCTCCGCTTTTGCGGGCTTGGGGAAAACGTCTGGAAGATCAGGGCGTTCGCATTCTCACCCGACATCGCTGGATTGGCTTCGAGGGCAATAGTCTCAAGATCGAGAACCCCGACGGTGTTCAGACGATTACATGCGATGCTGCGCTCTTTGCTTTTGGTGGCGGAAGCTGGCCGAAGCTCGGTTCCAACGGCCTCTGGATCAATGAGTTTCAGCGAAGGTCAATCGATATAGCGCCGTTTCAACCCGCAAATTGCGGTTTTGACGTTGCCTGGAGCGACTTCTTTGCTGAACGCTTCGCCGGTGAACCGGTGAAGTCTGTTATCGCAACTTCCCATGCAGGCGCGACACAGGGCGAGTTTGTCATTACACGCGGTGGGGTTGAGGGTAGTCTCATCTATGCGCATTCCGCAGCTCTGCGCGATAGCTTGCAAGAAAACGGGAAGGCGTTTCTGACGCTCGATCTTGTTCCCGGACGAACTACGGAGCGACTGGAAAGTGATATTGCCCGGCAGGATACAAAGCTGAGCTTTGGCAATCTGTTGCGCAAGGCTGCAGGTCTGACGGGTGTAAAAGCTGCTCTGGTGACCGAGTTCACCCGCGACAGAAGTCCGGAAGCGCTGGCCGCCACGATCAAGGCTATTTCCATTCCACTGCTCCGCCCGCGCCCGCTGGATGAAGCGATTTCGTCGGCAGGCGGTATTCGTTGGCATGAAATCGACAAGAACTACATGCTGCCGAAGCTACCCGGCATTTTCGTTGTCGGAGAAATGATCGACTGGGAGGCTCCAACTGGCGGCTATCTCCTGACTGCCTGTTTCGCGATGGGCCGCGCGGCGGCGGACGGTATCGATGCATGGCTCGAAGCAGGTAACACGTTCGGCGGGAAATAA
- a CDS encoding low temperature requirement protein A, translating to MNSASAVASHPLLRQRDGHHARVTFEELFFDLVYVFAVTQLSHELLHNLTLTGVVETLILWFAVWLGWQYTCWVTNWFNPETPQIRSLLFCVMLLGLVMASSIPGAFADKGWIFALAYVAIQVGKTAYIVFVLGQDHPLAANYRRMLGWLTISAVFWIAGCFVEHEARMVLWLIAVLCEYLSPMFGFALPGLGRSHTSDWTIEGGHLAERCQLFVIVALGETVLATGATLANAEVWNLALMSALLATFLGTLAMWWLYFGTSSKDATDTITHSTDPGRIGAYFHYVHAILVAGIIATAVGNDLVMAHPHDPLKTAYVLVLVAGPAIYLIGSAIYKKVVYGVIPTSHAFGVLALLAAIPVGYMADLLEMGILTTVIMLVVSVWEGRNKRLRSAAMVG from the coding sequence ATGAATTCAGCTTCTGCCGTCGCTTCACATCCGCTTTTGAGACAAAGAGACGGGCACCATGCTCGGGTGACATTCGAGGAATTGTTCTTCGATCTGGTCTATGTTTTCGCGGTTACGCAGCTCAGTCATGAACTTCTGCATAATCTGACGCTCACCGGTGTTGTCGAAACGCTGATCCTCTGGTTCGCAGTATGGCTCGGCTGGCAATATACCTGCTGGGTGACAAACTGGTTCAACCCGGAAACGCCGCAGATACGCAGCCTTTTGTTCTGCGTCATGCTGCTCGGTTTGGTGATGGCATCGTCCATCCCCGGTGCTTTCGCTGACAAAGGCTGGATATTTGCTCTGGCCTATGTGGCGATTCAGGTCGGCAAAACAGCCTATATCGTGTTTGTTCTGGGGCAGGACCATCCACTTGCCGCCAATTACAGGCGTATGCTCGGTTGGCTCACTATTTCCGCTGTCTTCTGGATAGCCGGTTGTTTCGTCGAGCATGAAGCCCGTATGGTGTTGTGGCTTATTGCTGTGCTTTGCGAATATTTATCGCCGATGTTCGGCTTTGCGCTACCGGGTCTCGGACGCTCTCACACCAGTGATTGGACCATTGAAGGCGGACATCTGGCGGAGCGTTGCCAGTTGTTCGTAATCGTGGCACTTGGCGAAACGGTTTTGGCTACCGGGGCAACCCTTGCAAATGCTGAAGTCTGGAATTTGGCCCTCATGTCGGCGCTGCTGGCCACTTTTCTCGGGACGCTTGCCATGTGGTGGCTCTACTTTGGCACCTCCAGCAAGGATGCGACAGATACGATCACCCACTCCACTGATCCTGGACGGATTGGCGCATATTTCCACTATGTTCACGCCATTCTGGTGGCCGGGATTATCGCAACGGCAGTTGGAAACGATCTTGTCATGGCCCATCCGCATGATCCGTTGAAGACTGCTTACGTTCTTGTTCTTGTCGCAGGACCGGCGATCTATCTGATTGGCAGCGCCATCTACAAGAAGGTTGTCTATGGCGTTATTCCCACGTCACACGCCTTTGGTGTTTTGGCTCTACTGGCAGCGATCCCTGTCGGCTATATGGCCGATCTATTGGAAATGGGCATATTGACGACGGTTATCATGCTGGTCGTGAGTGTTTGGGAGGGGCGCAATAAAAGACTGCGCTCGGCTGCGATGGTAGGATAG
- a CDS encoding NAD(P)-binding domain-containing protein has translation MSDIQSVDQQPADNGHVKVARKVDIVVIGAGQAGLSSAYHLNKLGLAGERQFVVLDKAAGPGGAWQFRWPSLTLQTANAIHDLPGMKFEDIVETTNGEVRASVAVPQYYRAYEEAFDLPVHRPVAVKVVCDRGERLRVETDRGNYSARGIINATGTWESPYIPPYPGAELFKGQQLHTRDYQTADAFKGKRVLVVGAGISAVQLLDEISRVTETVWVTRKEPAFREGPFTPELGRAAVALVEERVRRGLPPGSVVSVTGLPLTPAIEAARARGVLNRLSMFSEITETGVRWDDGSEQSFDVILWCTGFRSSLDHLAPLQLRNAEAGILMTGRLATQVAADPRIHLVGYGPSASTIGANRAGGVAARELASYLGLV, from the coding sequence ATGTCAGATATACAGTCCGTCGATCAGCAGCCAGCCGATAATGGCCACGTGAAAGTCGCCCGCAAGGTCGACATTGTGGTTATTGGAGCCGGGCAGGCGGGACTCTCGTCGGCCTATCATCTGAATAAGCTTGGTCTCGCAGGCGAACGGCAATTCGTGGTTCTGGACAAGGCCGCAGGGCCGGGCGGAGCCTGGCAATTCCGCTGGCCTTCGCTAACTCTCCAGACTGCCAACGCCATTCACGATCTCCCAGGCATGAAGTTCGAGGATATTGTCGAAACGACCAATGGCGAGGTGCGTGCATCGGTTGCCGTCCCACAATATTACCGCGCCTATGAGGAAGCCTTCGATCTTCCGGTGCACCGTCCTGTGGCCGTGAAAGTCGTTTGCGATCGTGGCGAACGGCTTCGTGTGGAGACAGATCGGGGCAACTATTCGGCACGCGGGATCATCAACGCGACCGGCACATGGGAGTCTCCTTATATCCCACCCTATCCGGGTGCGGAGCTTTTCAAAGGCCAGCAACTTCACACGCGGGATTATCAGACAGCTGACGCCTTCAAGGGCAAACGTGTTCTTGTCGTCGGCGCGGGTATCTCGGCTGTGCAGCTTCTGGACGAGATATCGCGTGTGACGGAAACCGTATGGGTCACGCGCAAAGAACCTGCTTTCCGGGAAGGTCCGTTTACACCGGAGTTGGGCCGTGCTGCCGTGGCTTTGGTTGAGGAAAGGGTACGCCGGGGCTTGCCACCTGGATCGGTCGTTTCAGTAACGGGGCTGCCGTTGACGCCGGCCATTGAAGCGGCACGCGCTCGCGGTGTGCTCAACCGTTTGTCCATGTTCAGCGAAATCACGGAAACAGGTGTTCGGTGGGACGATGGAAGTGAACAATCCTTTGATGTTATTTTGTGGTGCACAGGATTTCGCAGTTCGCTTGACCATCTTGCCCCGCTGCAATTGCGCAATGCAGAAGCCGGTATTCTCATGACTGGACGCCTTGCAACACAGGTGGCCGCCGATCCCCGTATTCATCTTGTTGGTTATGGCCCATCTGCCTCGACCATCGGTGCAAACAGGGCAGGTGGTGTCGCCGCGCGGGAGTTGGCAAGTTATCTCGGCTTGGTATGA
- a CDS encoding mechanosensitive ion channel family protein: MSEFFIAHPWAETLVALGGLFLSAFIANFLIKAILLKLLERLVQKTSFGQDEELKRHSVISRLANIVPALIISSGIMAVPGLPEGVITVIRNVAIAFIILTLALAVNSVFGLIDTLYHRRPEARYRPIKGYIQVAKLAVYIVAAVLVIATLLDKSPVILLSGVGAMAAVLILVFQDTLLSLVASMQIASSNMVRVGDWIEMKNLDANGDVTEIALYTVKVQNFDKTITTIPIRKLITEPMKNYRGMQESGGRRIKRALYIDQNTIRFLSDDERARLGTVDWLADYLPKKAKEIAEWNQKLGDRANNPVNRRQFTNVGTFRAYVDNYLRNHPGIHKGMTLLVRQMDPTPEGLPLEIYCFTNTTVWASFEQIQSDIFDHLYAVLPEFGLSAFQNPSGNDFRKLTINAPVEQPQSPWRSNVEHYSVPETVSGQDGRQQDALKERS, from the coding sequence TTGTCCGAATTTTTTATTGCTCATCCCTGGGCGGAAACCCTTGTGGCGCTTGGAGGATTATTTCTTTCAGCTTTCATTGCAAACTTTCTAATCAAGGCGATTTTGCTCAAACTACTCGAACGTCTTGTCCAGAAAACCTCTTTCGGACAAGACGAAGAGCTTAAAAGACACAGTGTCATCAGCCGTCTTGCCAATATCGTTCCGGCGTTGATTATTTCATCCGGGATCATGGCGGTGCCGGGCCTGCCCGAAGGCGTGATCACCGTTATTCGGAATGTAGCGATAGCTTTCATCATTCTGACGCTGGCTTTGGCGGTCAATTCAGTCTTTGGGCTGATCGATACGCTCTATCATCGCCGTCCCGAAGCCAGATACCGCCCCATAAAGGGCTACATTCAGGTGGCCAAACTTGCTGTCTACATCGTGGCGGCAGTCCTTGTCATTGCGACACTGCTGGACAAGTCGCCGGTTATCCTTCTTTCCGGTGTCGGTGCTATGGCCGCGGTGCTAATCCTTGTCTTTCAGGACACATTGCTTTCTCTGGTCGCCAGTATGCAGATCGCCTCGTCCAACATGGTTCGTGTCGGCGACTGGATTGAAATGAAGAATCTCGACGCCAATGGCGATGTCACGGAAATCGCGCTCTATACCGTCAAGGTCCAGAATTTCGACAAGACGATCACCACCATTCCGATCCGCAAGCTCATCACCGAGCCGATGAAGAACTATCGCGGCATGCAGGAATCCGGCGGGCGCCGCATCAAGCGCGCGCTTTATATCGATCAAAACACCATTCGTTTTCTGTCGGATGACGAGCGAGCCAGACTTGGCACAGTTGATTGGCTGGCGGATTATCTGCCCAAGAAGGCCAAGGAAATCGCCGAATGGAACCAGAAGCTTGGCGACCGCGCCAACAATCCGGTCAACAGGCGTCAGTTCACCAATGTCGGTACGTTTCGGGCCTATGTAGACAATTATCTGCGCAATCACCCCGGCATACACAAAGGCATGACATTGCTGGTGCGCCAGATGGACCCTACTCCCGAAGGACTGCCGCTGGAAATCTACTGCTTTACGAACACGACCGTCTGGGCGTCATTCGAACAGATTCAATCAGATATTTTCGATCACCTTTACGCGGTGTTGCCGGAATTCGGCCTCAGCGCCTTCCAGAATCCGAGCGGTAACGATTTTCGCAAACTGACAATCAATGCGCCTGTCGAGCAGCCTCAATCACCTTGGCGTTCAAACGTTGAACATTATAGCGTGCCCGAGACGGTGTCAGGCCAAGACGGACGACAGCAAGATGCATTGAAGGAACGATCATGA
- a CDS encoding PRC-barrel domain-containing protein has product MFRTTLLTTTCALLISGAAYAQTAAPTPAPAEPPAAAEEMPVSSKDMFGNPTSGETDKVGFLEPKEGQLLVTSFIGQNVYESDAADAQTVGKLNDLIASPEGEIEAAVIGVGGFLGIGEKDVAVSPDQLQLATRSDGKKWLVIKATKQQLTDAPAFDRSKLFVDGVADPSAANETNAPTTDAPASDTAPASPPPAQ; this is encoded by the coding sequence ATGTTCAGGACTACACTTCTGACGACGACGTGTGCATTGCTGATTAGCGGCGCTGCTTATGCTCAGACAGCTGCACCAACGCCAGCACCTGCCGAGCCACCGGCTGCGGCAGAGGAAATGCCGGTTTCGTCCAAGGACATGTTTGGCAATCCCACATCGGGTGAGACCGACAAGGTCGGCTTTCTGGAACCGAAAGAGGGCCAGCTTCTCGTCACCTCTTTCATCGGACAGAACGTCTATGAAAGTGATGCTGCTGACGCCCAGACTGTCGGCAAGCTGAATGATCTTATCGCCAGCCCCGAAGGTGAGATTGAAGCTGCGGTGATCGGCGTGGGTGGTTTTCTTGGAATCGGCGAGAAGGACGTAGCTGTAAGCCCGGATCAACTGCAGCTTGCAACCCGCAGTGACGGCAAAAAATGGCTGGTCATAAAGGCGACCAAACAGCAGTTGACCGATGCGCCGGCATTCGATCGCTCGAAGCTTTTTGTGGACGGTGTAGCCGATCCATCAGCAGCAAACGAGACCAACGCCCCGACGACTGATGCCCCAGCAAGCGATACAGCTCCGGCATCACCACCTCCAGCCCAATGA
- a CDS encoding vitamin B12-dependent ribonucleotide reductase, protein MKIERRFTKENQSAYADIAFRTATSEIKNPDGSIVFRLENINVPAQFSQVAADILAQKYFRKAGVPAQLKKIEENDVPSWLWRSVADEDALAKLPENDRYGSEMDACQVFDRLAGTWTYWGWKGGYFASEEDALAFRDELAYMLATQRVAPNSPQWFNTGLHWAYGIDGPGQGHFYVDWQTGKLTKSKSAYEHPQPHACFIQSVGDDLVNEGGIMDLWVREARLFKYGSGTGSNFSYLRGEGEKLSGGGKSSGLMSFLKIGDRAAGAIKSGGTTRRAAKMVVVDIDHPDIEEYIDWKVKEEQKVASLVTGSKIVKQHLTAIMKACVNCEADNDDCFDPAKNPALKREIKAAKKNQVPENYVKRVIQFARQGYTDIQFKTYDTDWDSEAYLTVSGQNSNNSVSLKDEFLRAVENDGDWNLTARRDGRVMKTLKARDLWEKIGYAAWASADPGLHYNTTMNDWHTCPTAGPIRASNPCSEYMFLDDTACNLASINLLTYRNKDGSFDIAAYEHTARLWTIVLEISVMMAQFPSKEIARLSYEYRTLGLGYANIGGLLMTSGIPYDSDEGRAICGALTAIMTGVAYATSAEMAKELGTFPSYEPNAEHMLRVIRNHRLAAHGETEGYEGLAVNPVALIAEDCPDQDMITHARAAWDKALELGEKHGYRNAQSTVIAPTGTIGLVMDCDTTGIEPDFALVKFKKLAGGGYFKIINRAVPEALRTLGYSESQIAEIEAYAVGHGNINQAPGINPSSLKSKGFTDEKIEALNAALKSAFDIKFAFNKWTLGEDFCKDVLKLTDEQLNDFSFEMLPALGFAKKDIEAANIHVCGAMTLEGAPFLKEEHYAVFDCANPCGKIGKRYLSVDSHIRMMAAAQPFISGAISKTINMPNDATVEDCKNAYMLSWKLALKANALYRDGSKLSQPLNAALISDDEDEDDAVEALIEAPAAARAVQVTERIVEKVVEKIVHEREKLPNRRQGYTQKAVVGGHKVYLRTGEFGNGRLGEIFIDMHKEGAAFRAMMNNFAIAVSLGLQYGVPLEEYVEAFTFTKFEPAGMVIGNDAIKTATSIIDYVFRELAVSYLGRNDLAHVDTSDFGNTALGKGIKEGKTNLVSTGWTRGYKPTLVTNSTNEAKGSTNSVPQASNVTTLKSTTPTGNRPATIGLVTDGATAFKRELEEQPAPAQQQESTSATATELFSDKAAADAASARAESANAAKKLEADRRIKSMMQGYTGDSCTECQNFTMVRNGTCLKCDTCGATSGCS, encoded by the coding sequence ATGAAGATCGAACGCCGTTTCACGAAAGAGAATCAGTCGGCCTATGCGGACATCGCGTTCCGGACTGCGACCAGCGAGATCAAGAATCCCGATGGATCCATCGTATTCCGTCTTGAGAACATCAATGTGCCCGCGCAGTTCAGCCAGGTCGCCGCGGACATTCTTGCACAGAAGTACTTCCGCAAGGCTGGCGTTCCCGCACAGCTGAAGAAGATCGAGGAGAACGACGTTCCCTCATGGCTGTGGCGCTCGGTCGCTGACGAGGACGCGCTTGCCAAGCTGCCTGAAAATGATCGCTACGGCTCCGAAATGGACGCCTGCCAGGTTTTCGACCGTCTCGCCGGCACTTGGACCTATTGGGGCTGGAAGGGTGGCTATTTCGCCTCTGAGGAAGATGCCCTCGCCTTCCGCGACGAGCTTGCCTATATGCTCGCGACCCAACGTGTGGCTCCAAACAGCCCGCAATGGTTCAACACCGGCCTGCATTGGGCCTATGGCATCGACGGTCCCGGCCAGGGCCATTTCTATGTCGACTGGCAGACCGGCAAACTGACCAAGTCCAAGTCGGCCTATGAACATCCGCAGCCGCATGCCTGCTTCATTCAGTCCGTTGGCGACGATCTCGTCAATGAAGGCGGCATCATGGATCTGTGGGTCCGTGAAGCACGCCTGTTCAAGTATGGCTCCGGCACGGGCTCCAACTTCAGCTATCTGCGCGGCGAAGGTGAAAAACTTTCCGGTGGTGGCAAATCCTCCGGTCTGATGAGCTTCCTGAAGATCGGCGACCGCGCCGCAGGTGCGATCAAGTCGGGCGGCACGACCCGCCGCGCCGCCAAGATGGTCGTCGTCGACATCGATCATCCGGATATCGAGGAATATATCGACTGGAAGGTCAAGGAAGAGCAGAAGGTTGCTTCGCTCGTCACCGGTTCCAAGATCGTCAAGCAGCATCTGACCGCCATCATGAAGGCTTGTGTCAACTGCGAAGCGGACAATGATGATTGCTTCGATCCGGCGAAGAACCCTGCCCTGAAGCGCGAAATCAAGGCCGCAAAGAAGAACCAGGTTCCGGAAAACTACGTCAAGCGCGTGATCCAGTTCGCGCGTCAGGGCTACACCGACATTCAGTTCAAGACCTACGATACAGACTGGGATTCGGAAGCCTATCTGACTGTTTCGGGCCAGAACTCCAACAATTCCGTTTCGCTGAAGGACGAATTCCTGCGCGCTGTCGAAAACGACGGCGACTGGAACCTGACAGCTCGTCGCGACGGTCGCGTCATGAAGACGCTGAAGGCGCGCGATTTGTGGGAAAAGATCGGTTACGCCGCCTGGGCGTCCGCTGATCCGGGCCTGCACTACAACACGACCATGAACGATTGGCACACCTGCCCGACCGCCGGTCCGATCCGCGCTTCCAATCCGTGCTCGGAATACATGTTCCTTGACGACACGGCTTGCAATCTGGCGTCGATCAACCTGCTCACCTATCGCAACAAGGATGGTTCATTCGATATTGCAGCTTACGAGCACACGGCACGCCTGTGGACCATCGTTCTCGAAATCTCGGTGATGATGGCGCAGTTCCCGTCGAAGGAAATCGCCCGTCTTTCTTATGAATACCGCACGCTCGGCCTCGGCTATGCCAATATTGGCGGCCTGCTGATGACCTCCGGCATTCCTTATGACTCGGACGAAGGCCGCGCGATCTGCGGCGCGCTGACGGCGATCATGACCGGTGTAGCCTATGCCACCTCCGCTGAAATGGCAAAGGAACTCGGGACCTTCCCAAGCTACGAGCCAAACGCCGAGCATATGTTGCGCGTCATTCGCAACCACCGCCTCGCTGCCCATGGTGAAACCGAAGGCTATGAAGGCCTTGCCGTCAACCCGGTGGCGCTGATTGCCGAGGATTGCCCGGATCAGGATATGATTACCCATGCACGTGCTGCCTGGGACAAGGCGCTGGAACTTGGCGAAAAGCATGGCTACCGCAATGCACAGTCCACCGTCATCGCGCCTACCGGCACGATCGGCCTCGTCATGGACTGCGACACGACCGGTATCGAGCCAGATTTTGCGCTGGTGAAGTTCAAGAAGCTCGCTGGTGGCGGTTACTTCAAGATCATCAACCGCGCCGTACCGGAAGCACTCCGCACGCTCGGCTATTCGGAAAGCCAGATCGCTGAAATCGAAGCCTATGCTGTCGGTCACGGCAACATCAATCAGGCTCCGGGCATCAACCCGTCTTCTTTGAAGTCCAAGGGCTTCACCGACGAGAAGATCGAAGCCCTGAATGCTGCTCTCAAAAGCGCATTCGACATCAAGTTCGCTTTCAACAAGTGGACGCTGGGCGAAGACTTCTGCAAGGACGTGCTAAAGCTCACCGATGAACAGCTCAACGATTTCTCGTTCGAGATGCTCCCGGCGCTGGGTTTCGCCAAGAAGGACATCGAAGCTGCCAACATCCATGTTTGCGGCGCAATGACCCTCGAAGGGGCGCCGTTCCTCAAGGAAGAGCACTACGCCGTGTTCGATTGCGCCAATCCTTGTGGCAAGATCGGCAAGCGTTATCTCTCGGTGGATAGCCACATTCGCATGATGGCAGCCGCACAGCCGTTCATTTCGGGTGCGATCTCCAAGACGATCAACATGCCGAATGACGCAACCGTCGAGGACTGCAAGAACGCCTATATGCTGTCCTGGAAGCTGGCGCTCAAGGCCAATGCGCTTTATCGCGACGGCTCCAAGCTTTCGCAGCCGCTCAACGCCGCCCTCATCTCGGATGATGAGGACGAAGACGATGCAGTCGAGGCACTGATCGAAGCCCCTGCTGCAGCCCGCGCCGTTCAGGTAACCGAACGTATCGTCGAAAAGGTTGTCGAAAAGATCGTGCATGAGCGCGAAAAGCTGCCGAACCGTCGTCAGGGTTATACGCAGAAGGCAGTCGTTGGCGGTCACAAGGTCTATCTGCGCACCGGCGAGTTCGGTAATGGACGCCTCGGTGAAATCTTCATCGATATGCACAAGGAAGGTGCTGCTTTCCGTGCAATGATGAACAACTTCGCCATCGCCGTATCGCTCGGCTTGCAGTACGGCGTACCGCTCGAGGAATATGTGGAAGCCTTCACTTTCACGAAATTCGAACCGGCAGGCATGGTCATCGGCAACGATGCCATCAAGACCGCAACGTCGATCATCGACTATGTCTTCCGTGAGCTGGCAGTGTCCTATCTCGGACGCAATGACCTCGCCCATGTCGACACAAGCGACTTCGGTAATACGGCGCTTGGCAAGGGTATCAAGGAAGGTAAGACCAATCTGGTCTCGACCGGTTGGACGCGTGGTTACAAGCCCACTCTGGTGACCAACTCGACTAACGAAGCCAAGGGATCGACAAATTCTGTGCCGCAGGCTTCCAACGTCACAACCTTGAAGTCGACCACGCCGACGGGCAATCGCCCCGCAACAATCGGTCTGGTGACGGATGGTGCGACCGCCTTCAAGCGGGAGTTGGAAGAGCAACCTGCTCCGGCACAGCAGCAGGAAAGCACATCGGCAACAGCAACCGAACTTTTCTCGGATAAGGCTGCAGCAGACGCTGCTTCTGCCCGCGCGGAAAGTGCGAATGCCGCCAAGAAGCTGGAAGCTGACCGCCGCATCAAGTCGATGATGCAGGGCTATACCGGCGACAGCTGCACCGAATGCCAGAACTTTACCATGGTTCGCAACGGAACGTGCCTCAAGTGCGACACTTGCGGTGCAACGAGTGGCTGCAGCTAA
- a CDS encoding NUDIX hydrolase produces the protein MKSQAKQLIATEKRILTPSGRLQQVAALVYRRDMGTLKVLVITSRGTGRWIIPKGWPQVGRTLADTALREAYEEAGIRGEVSPVPIGSFCYCKTDLPPERINQFTAAVFAVQFTGQEKDWPERDQRICEWVSPQEAANRVEETELKQLLNHFGDSGIAAAAE, from the coding sequence GTGAAGTCGCAGGCCAAACAACTGATTGCAACCGAAAAGCGTATTTTGACGCCTTCCGGTCGTTTGCAGCAGGTTGCGGCGCTTGTCTATCGTCGCGACATGGGCACCCTCAAGGTTCTCGTCATTACGAGCCGCGGTACAGGCCGCTGGATCATCCCCAAAGGCTGGCCGCAAGTTGGTCGCACTCTGGCAGATACTGCTCTTCGTGAAGCTTATGAAGAAGCAGGCATTCGTGGTGAGGTCTCACCAGTACCAATCGGTAGTTTCTGCTACTGCAAGACCGATCTGCCACCTGAACGCATAAACCAGTTCACGGCGGCGGTATTCGCGGTGCAGTTCACCGGGCAGGAGAAAGACTGGCCTGAGCGGGATCAGCGCATCTGCGAATGGGTGTCGCCGCAGGAAGCGGCCAATCGCGTCGAAGAGACCGAACTGAAGCAGTTACTGAACCATTTTGGTGATTCGGGAATTGCCGCTGCTGCGGAGTAA
- the gpt gene encoding xanthine phosphoribosyltransferase → MSLPDKAFPVSWDQFHRDARALAWRIAGMNRDWHAIVAITRGGLVPAAIVCRELGIRLIETVCIASYHDYTSQGDMQILKGVSETLLENGGEGVIVVDDLTDTGKTAAIVREMMPKAHFATVYAKPKGRPLIDTFVTEVSQDTWIYFPWDMGFTYQEPIAGDKRG, encoded by the coding sequence ATGTCCTTGCCAGATAAAGCCTTCCCAGTTTCATGGGATCAGTTCCACCGTGATGCCCGCGCCCTCGCCTGGCGGATTGCCGGTATGAATCGCGATTGGCACGCAATTGTTGCCATCACGCGTGGCGGTCTGGTCCCTGCAGCCATTGTCTGCCGCGAACTCGGCATTCGTCTCATCGAAACCGTCTGTATTGCCTCCTATCACGACTACACGTCGCAAGGCGACATGCAGATCCTCAAGGGTGTGAGCGAAACACTTCTGGAAAATGGCGGCGAAGGCGTCATTGTCGTAGACGACCTGACCGACACCGGCAAAACCGCAGCCATCGTGCGGGAAATGATGCCGAAGGCCCATTTTGCGACTGTTTACGCCAAGCCGAAAGGCCGTCCGCTGATCGATACCTTCGTAACGGAAGTGTCTCAGGACACCTGGATCTATTTCCCTTGGGATATGGGCTTCACCTATCAGGAACCGATCGCAGGCGACAAGCGCGGCTGA